In Streptomyces sp. NBC_00683, the DNA window TAGGGCCTCTTCTTCGCGACCTCCGGCATCGGGCGGCTGCGGCGCTCCTCGCGCATGACCTGCTCCGGGTGACGGGACCGCCAGTACGGATTGTCGTGCGGCAGACCGCCGCTGACCCTCCCGTACATGCCGAACATCATCAGCAGCAACCCGATCACGAAGCTGAACAGCACGTTCTGCATCTCGAAGGCGAGGAAGTTGAGGCCCGTGTCCAACAGGGCCAGATTCACGAAGCCGCTGAGGATGAAGACGATGCCCAGGACCATGTTCAGGGTCGAGGCGAAGTTCCCGCCGATCACCATCCCGACGAAGAGCAGCAGCCCGACACAGATGGACAGGATGCTCAGCGCACCGTTGGTGTTCAGGCCCGCCACCGTGTCGCCGCCGGTGTCGAAGAAACCGATCCGGTCGATCAGCCCCAGGATGCCGAAGGCGAGGAGGAACAGCCCGGCAAGTCCGGCTCCCACCCGGTAGACCTGGCTGAGCCGGTGGTCCACCGGCAGATGCTCGTTGAGCCGGGTGGCCTTGCGGCGCCGGCCCGTGGGATGCAGGACATGAGTGGCCATGGCGGCCTCCTTCGGCCCGTGCGGCCAGAACCGGCCCGTGCGGCCAGAACACACCAGCGGGAACCGCGGCGTACCTCCAGGATCGGCCCACCGGCCGCCATGGACAAATCGGACCGGTGGTGGGGCTTGCCGGACGTACGCGAGGCCGTCCCAGCCCGGACGTGCGCGTACCTCGGGCCGCAGGGGTCCCGGCCCCGGCAGGTCCGCTGGCGGTCCCTAGGCGCCGCCGCCACGCTCCTCGCGGATCGCGGAGACCACGCGGGCCGTCGTCTGCCGTACCGCCTCGGTCTCGGTCAGGAAGTGCCAGTAGTCGGGGTGACGCCCCTCGAGCCCGGCGACGGCCCGCTCGAGCCGGGCCACGGCATCGTCCAGCGGACGGGCATGGAGCGGATCGGGGGTGTGGCGTCCGGCCATGGCGAGGCGCTGCGCGTCCCGGATCGCGAACCGGGTCCGGTCGATCTCCACCTGCGGATCCTTGGCCACGGCGTCCAGACGCTGCAACCGGTCACCGGCGGCGGACACCGCCTCGTCGGTCGCGTTGAGCAGGGCCCGGACCGTACTCAGCCGGGCGGTCGCATCGGCCCAGCTCTGCTCGTCGCGAGCCGTAGCGGCCTCCGCGAGCTTCTCCTCCGCCTGCCGGATGTTGACCGCGGCCTGGTCGGGAACGGGCTGCAGGTCCTGCCAGCAGGCCGCCGAGAAGCGCCGCCGCAACTCACTGAGCACCGGCTCGACCTGCCCGGCGCGCGTCGTCAGCGCCTGGGCCCGGGTACGCAGCGACACGAGCCTGCGGTCGATCTCGGCAGCCCGCTCCGGAAGCCTCTCCGCCTCCGCCCGCATCGCTTCGGCATCGCGCAGCACCTGGTCGGCGCGCTGAAGCGTCTCGGCCACGCCGTGCCGCCCGGCACCCTGATTCAGCTTGGTCAGTTCCGGCGCGAGAGCAGCCAGCCGTGCGGCGAGATCATCGGCACGCAGACCGGACGCCCGTACGGCGTCGAGCGCGTTGCTTGCGCCGAGGAGCGCCTGCCGGGCCCGCTCCACGGCGGGAGCGAGCCGGGCGAGCTGCGTCTCCGCACTGCCGAGCAGCGACCCGAGTCCGGCGGCGAAGCGGTCGAGCTCGCCCTTCACCCGCACCAGATCGTCCTTGGCCCGCGTCAGCTGGGTCCTGGCACCGGCCGCGGCGGCGGGCTCGAGATCGTCGCGGTCGAGGTCGTGCGCGTCGACCGCGGTGATGTACGTGTGGCTGACCTCGTCGATCCGTCTGCCCAGAGCGGCGAAGTCCTCCGCCGCCTTGCGGGCACGGGACGAACTGTCGACCGCGGTGATCGTCTCGATGGAGATCTGCAGATCCCGCTGGGCGGTGTCCAGCTCGTAGAACGCGGCAGCGGCCTCGTCCTTCGCCGCCTGGGCCTCGGCCCTCTGGTTCTCACCACGCCCACCGAACCAGCGCCGCGTGCCCCCGCCCGCGAAGGCGGCCGGCAGTGCGGCTGCGATCAGGGGCACCGGGAGCAGCATCAGCACCAGGACGTCCTTGACGGCGGAACTTCCACTCGCTTTCGCCTGCGGCCGCGCGTGTGTCGCCGTCACATCCCTCTCCCGTGCCGATTCGCCCTGTCCCCGGTACATTCTCCCACCCGGTAAGGACGAACACACGGGTCCGTTAGTTCGCGCTTCGGACGGTGACTTCACCGTTGTCGCTGCGCGCCTTCACCACATGCGGGCTGCTGTCGCTGCGCGGTACGTCCACGGAGACGTCACCGTTGTCCGCCTGGGCGGTCACGGCGTACGTCCCGTCGCCCTTCGGGAGCTCGATGGTGATACCCCCGTTGTCACTGATGGTGTCCACCAGGTCCGGTACCCGGGTGACCCCGAGCCTGATCGACCCGTTGTCCGAACGCGCGACCACCGACGAACCGGAGAACTCCTCGGCCACGACAGACCCGTTGTTGCTCTGGAGCCGGAGCGGCCCGCTCGAGTCGCGTACGACGACCCCGCCGTTGTCGGAGTCGAGCACGAGCCGGGTGTCGAACCCGGACGCGGTGACCCTGCCGTTGTCCGCGTTCACGCTCAGCGCCACCCCGCGGGGCACCTTGACCCGGTGATGCGAGGCGCAGTCACTGATCATCGCCTCGCACTTCACCTTCAACGTCAGCTTGTCGCCCTCCAGCTTCCAGCTGGCATCCGGACCGTTGCCCAGCACGACCCAGCCGTCGACACGTCGGGTCACCTCGACTTCCTTCACATCGGCGGGCACGAGGTCCAGCGAGGAGTTCCCGGCGTCGATGGTGAGGGTCTTCCCACTGAAGGCGAACGACTTGTGCTCGGCGGGCGCACCTTCCACATCCGTACTGCCGCAGCCACTGAGGGCCACGACGAGAAGAACGGTCCCACCGGCGGCCGCTACGAGCGTCCCGGTACGTGAGCGAGTGTGGGTACGGGTACGGGTACGGGTACGAGAAGTCATGGCGATCGGATCCCCCTGAGAGCGCTGCCGGTGTGCTCCCACCGTATGTACGACGCACCCCGCGAACGATCCGGACGGCTCCCCTCTCGGGGGTGGGGTTACCCCCCGCACGCCACCACACCGGCTCCCGGCCGGTCCGTCACGTAACCGGATTGCCGGGCGGGGGCGTGAGCCATGTAATCTGTTGCCTCATCCACGGGTGCGTAGCTCAGGGGTAGAGCGCTGCTCTTACAAAGCAGATGTCGGCGGTTCGAAACCGTCCGCGCCCACCAGCCCGAAC includes these proteins:
- a CDS encoding DUF4383 domain-containing protein; the protein is MATHVLHPTGRRRKATRLNEHLPVDHRLSQVYRVGAGLAGLFLLAFGILGLIDRIGFFDTGGDTVAGLNTNGALSILSICVGLLLFVGMVIGGNFASTLNMVLGIVFILSGFVNLALLDTGLNFLAFEMQNVLFSFVIGLLLMMFGMYGRVSGGLPHDNPYWRSRHPEQVMREERRSRPMPEVAKKRP
- a CDS encoding DUF4097 family beta strand repeat-containing protein: MTSRTRTRTRTHTRSRTGTLVAAAGGTVLLVVALSGCGSTDVEGAPAEHKSFAFSGKTLTIDAGNSSLDLVPADVKEVEVTRRVDGWVVLGNGPDASWKLEGDKLTLKVKCEAMISDCASHHRVKVPRGVALSVNADNGRVTASGFDTRLVLDSDNGGVVVRDSSGPLRLQSNNGSVVAEEFSGSSVVARSDNGSIRLGVTRVPDLVDTISDNGGITIELPKGDGTYAVTAQADNGDVSVDVPRSDSSPHVVKARSDNGEVTVRSAN